The following is a genomic window from Clostridium fungisolvens.
CTCTTTAGAAAAATCTGTCAATTCCCCAATAGGAGAATATTTCTTTAAGATGACTCCACCTTCTCTATCTGTAAAAATTTCTAGAGGATCTCCTTCTCTGATTCTCAAAGTTCTTCTTATTTCTTTTGGTATAACTACTCTACCTAAATCATCGATACGTCTAACAATACCTGTAGCTTTCATTATTATATTTACCTCCTTATATATCTTTCACTTAAAACTTTCGTTATTATTATTTTTCAGAATAGAAATTTTATACATGCTTTGGCTATAATTATCTTTTTGTATAATTTCAATCCAATAAAGTAAAAACTCACATAAATTTGCGCAAACAAATTCATGTGAGTTTTATTATGTCATTAAGACCAAAATTTATTCAATTAATTAAAGCTTATCATCATATGTTACAACGTTTAATTCTTTTTTCCATTCTTCATACTTAGCTTTAAATATATCATTCTTCTTGTTTGTTTCTAGTGTATCCTTAATTGAAGCCTTAACAGCCGATAATTCTTGAGTCTTTGATGTAGTTTGAATTCCAGTAACTTTTATTATATGCCATCCATATTGAGTTTTAACTGGACCTGATACTTCACCTTCCTTAAGCTTCTTTGCAGCCGCTAAGAAGTCCTTATCATAGTTTTGTGAATCATAAGGAACGTATCCTAAACTTCCGCCTGAGTCTTTTGTACCATCTGTACCATATTTAGCTGCTAAATCTTCAAATTTCGCACCTTTATCTAACTCAGCTTTTATAGATTTAGCCTTATCTTCACTATCCACAAGGATATGGAACATATTTGCACCAGGTTGTTGTGTGTATTGAGTTTTATTTTCGTTGTAATATTTTTCTATATCTGCATCAGTGATTTTTAAATCTTTAAATAAGTACTTATCAAAAACTGCTTGCATCTTTATTTGAGTAGCTAAATATTCTTTCAAAGTATCTAAAGTGTAGTTTGCAGATTTTAGCGCATTATTGAACTCATCATCAGTCTTATAAACTTTCTTTATATCAGCAAGTTTTGACTCAACTTCTTTGTCTAGTTCAGCCTTTTCGGGTATCAATTTTAAGTCAGCTGCTTTCTTTAAAACTACCTTTTCTTGTATAATTTGCTCCAATTGAGTTTGTCTTTGTTGCTTTAAAGCAGCCTTACCATCAGTACTCTTTTCCAAATCATTTCCATATTGTTGCTTTAATTGGTCTATAGTAGACTGCATCTTCTCATCAACACTACCAAGTGTGATTTTCTCACCATTAACAGTCGCTACTACAGTCTTGCTTATAGCTTCTGGAGTTTTTTGTATCATCTTACAGCCTGATAGTGATAATCCAATAACACCAATCAAAGCTATTGAAACTAATTTCCTTATGTTCTTCAAAATTCTTACCTCACTTTTCTTAAAATTAATTCCCCTTTATAACCAAAATTCAATAGACATAAATTAGTATATCAATTTATAACATTAATTTCAATTTATATTAGGTAAATTTATTTATTTATTAACATAATTTGGTTTATATGAATTATTTTTATTATCATTATACAGCTAACTTAGTTAATTTACATTTAAATTTTAGTTATACTAAGGTATTTTTGTTTAAACTGTTTAACATATTTTTAAGCGCAGGCAATATATCTTCCCTCTTTATATCTCTTAACTTATATCCAAAGGAAGGTTTATCACCCATTCTTATTATTATATTATTCTTATATTGCTCAAGCAACTTTTTAAATATATCTTTATCAACTTTATCTCTACTTTGGAATTGGAATAAAACTTCTCCATCTTTTTCTTTAACATCTTCTATCCATAAATTTCTAGCCTTACTCTTAATATAAGCTATATCCATAAGATTATAAACCGGGTCAGGAATTTCAGAAAATCTGTCTTCTAGCTCTTCTTTTACATCCATATAATCTTGTATACTTTCGATGGCTGCGATTTTTTTATATATTTCAATCTTCTGTAATTCATCTTCAATATATTGAGAATCAATAAACGCATCGACTTTAATATCAATAGATGTTTCTATAGGCTCCTGCTCTATTTCACCTTTTATTATCTTTATCGTATCTTCTAGCATTCTACAATATAGATCATACCCAATAGTAGCCATATGTCCATGTTGGGCTGATCCCATCATATTTCCAGCCCCTCTTATTTCTAAATCTCTCATGGCAATTTTAAATCCTGAACCCAATTCAGTGAAATCTTTTAGGGCTCTTAATCGTTTTTCGGCTACTTCAGTTAATATCTTATCTTTTTTATATACGAAATAGGCATAAGCTATTCTATTACTTCTTCCAACTCTTCCTCTCAATTGATAAAGCTGCGACAATCCCATCTTATCTGAATCATATACAATTATGGTATTTACATTCGGTATATCTATACCAGTCTCAATTATTGTAGTACATATAAGGACATTATATTCATTATTCATAAACTGCATCATTTCATTTTCTAGTTGTCTTTCTGTCATTTGTCCATGAATTACTGTTGTTTTACATTCTGGCACAAGCTTTTGAATATAATCAGACATTTCCATAATATGTTCAACTCTATTATATACAAAGAAAACTTGCCCTCCTCTATTTATTTCTCTAAGAATGGCATCTCTTATAAGTTGATCGTTTTGTTCTACAACGTAAGTCTGTATAGGATATCTATCCTCAGGAGGAGTCTCTATTACCGATATATCCCTTACACCAGTAAGAGACATATGGAGTGTTCTTGGTATAGGCGTAGCACTCAAAGTTAATACATCCACATTTTTCTTTATACCTTTTATTTTCTCTTTCTGTGTTACCCCAAATCGTTGTTCTTCATCTACAATAAGTAGTCCTAAATCTTTAAACTGTATATCCTTAGATACTAACCTATGGGTTCCCACAAGTATATCTACATTTCCCTCTTTTACTGCTTGCAAAGTTTCTTTCTGTTGCTTAGCTGTCCTAAATCTAGAAACCATATCTATTTTTATAGGAAAATCTGAAAATC
Proteins encoded in this region:
- a CDS encoding peptidylprolyl isomerase translates to MKNIRKLVSIALIGVIGLSLSGCKMIQKTPEAISKTVVATVNGEKITLGSVDEKMQSTIDQLKQQYGNDLEKSTDGKAALKQQRQTQLEQIIQEKVVLKKAADLKLIPEKAELDKEVESKLADIKKVYKTDDEFNNALKSANYTLDTLKEYLATQIKMQAVFDKYLFKDLKITDADIEKYYNENKTQYTQQPGANMFHILVDSEDKAKSIKAELDKGAKFEDLAAKYGTDGTKDSGGSLGYVPYDSQNYDKDFLAAAKKLKEGEVSGPVKTQYGWHIIKVTGIQTTSKTQELSAVKASIKDTLETNKKNDIFKAKYEEWKKELNVVTYDDKL